The sequence ATTACCCCATCGCTATCCCTTTGCGTTGGTCGATCGCATTATTGAATATATCCCCGGTCAAAAAGCGGTTGGGATTAAAAATGTCACCATTAACGAGCCCCATTTTCAAGGTCACTTCCCCGGACGTCCAATTATGCCAGGAGTGTTAATTGTGGAGGCGATGGCGCAGGTTGGAGGGGTGGTTTTAAAGCAACTTCCTGATCTCAAAGGCAGTCTATTTTTATTTGCAGGAATTGATAAATGCCGTTTCCG comes from Planktothrix sp. FACHB-1365 and encodes:
- the fabZ gene encoding 3-hydroxyacyl-ACP dehydratase FabZ; the encoded protein is MMTRSDVTLNSSDTDTALNGETTQTVFMIEDIQNLLPHRYPFALVDRIIEYIPGQKAVGIKNVTINEPHFQGHFPGRPIMPGVLIVEAMAQVGGVVLKQLPDLKGSLFLFAGIDKCRFRRPVVPGDQLIMTAELLTVKQRRFGKMQARAEVDGKLACEGELMFSLVD